The proteins below come from a single Oenanthe melanoleuca isolate GR-GAL-2019-014 chromosome Z, OMel1.0, whole genome shotgun sequence genomic window:
- the S1PR3 gene encoding sphingosine 1-phosphate receptor 3: MMAAVTMTPDALVSPQGNEEVDSLIVLHYNYTGKLILREKATDKIDLPTISFLILCSFIVLENLMVLIAIWKNNKFHNRMYFFIGNLALCDLLAGIVYKVNILMSGKKTLSLSSTIWFIREGSMFVALGASTFSLLAIAIERHLTMIKMRPYDANKKYRVFLLIGTCWLISISLGALPILGWNCINNLSDCSTILPLYSKKYVVFCISIFIAILVAIVILYARIYILVKSSSRNVTNHNNSERSMALLRTVVIVVSVFIACWSPLFILFLIDVACRVKECSILYKAHWFIALAVINSAMNPIIYTLASKEMRRAFFRLVCGCLVKSKVARSLPIQPTPDNSRSKSSSSNTQKPKEDFPPINVPSCIAEKNESSFHNGNFCK, from the coding sequence ATGATGGCAGCGGTTACCATGACTCCTGATGCTCTTGTCAGCCCTCAAGGAAATGAAGAGGTGGACTCTCTGATTGTACTGCATTATAATTACACAGGAAAGCTTATTTTAAGGGAAAAGGCAACTGATAAAATAGACCTGCCCACTATTTCATTTCTTATCCTATGTAGTTTCATAGTCCTGGAAAACTTGATGGTGTTGATTGCCATAtggaaaaacaataaatttcACAACCGCATGTACTTTTTTATTGGCAATCTAGCTCTCTGTGATCTTTTAGCTGGGATTGTTTACAAAGTAAACATTCTTATGTCTGGGAAGAAAACTTTGAGCTTGTCCTCCACAATCTGGTTCATTAGGGAAGGTAGCATGTTTGTTGCCCTGGGAGCTTCCACTTTCAGCTTGCTAGCGATAGCTATTGAGCGGCACTTGACCATGATTAAAATGAGGCCTTACGAcgcaaataaaaaatacagagtgTTCCTTCTCATTGGTACATGCTGGCTTATTTCAATTTCCTTGGGTGCCCTCCCCATCCTCGGCTGGAACTGCATAAACAACTTGTCAGATTGCTCAACAATTTTGCCTCTGTACTCCAAAAAGTACGTTGTGTTCTGCATTAGTATCTTCATAGCCATTTTGGTCGCCATTGTCATCCTTTATGCCCGTATCTACATACTGGTTAAGTCCAGCAGTCGCAATGTCACCAACCACAATAATTCTGAGAGGTCCATGGCGCTCCTCAGGACTGTTGTGATCGTCGTTAGTGTCTTCATTGCCTGCTGGTCTCCTCTGTTCATCCTGTTCCTCATCGATGTGGCCTGCAGGGTCAAGGAGTGCTCCATCTTGTACAAAGCCCACTGGTTTATTGCTCTGGCAGTCATCAATTCTGCAATGAACCCCATCATCTACACCCTGGCCAGTAAGGAAATGCGTCGGGCTTTCTTTCGCCTTGTTTGTGGCTGCCTGGTGAAATCCAAGGTGGCCAGGTCTTTGCCTATTCAACCCACTCCAGACAACAGTCGAAGtaaatccagcagcagcaatacCCAGAAGCCAAAGGAAGATTTCCCACCAATAAATGTTCCCTCATGTATTGCTGAGAAAAACGAATCTTCATTTCACAACGGAAACTTCTGTAAGTAG